One genomic segment of Streptomyces showdoensis includes these proteins:
- a CDS encoding non-ribosomal peptide synthetase has product MAPSRTEDLLDGGPSPAPAPPVLDLIARQERTRPDAVALVHAEARLTYAELGAAVRERAALLAADGAGPGRLVALHRPRGIDAIVGLLAVLATGAAYLPLDVQAPDARNEAILGDACGTAAPAPSEVARHGELVLGGPGADAGAAYVIYTSGSTGVPNGVVVPHDALAHFIAGAVPAYGIDADSVVLQFSPLHFDASVQEVFATLGAGGTLVLRTDDMLDVAELLAGCARHGVTLLDLPAAYWHELVYVLTTGSVRLPDCLRTVIIYGEAALPERIGQWRGLVGDSVRLLNAYGPTETTVVATVADLTRHEAGRPVPIGRPLPGVRAAIVGGELWLLGGGLTRGYLHRPELNARRFTELDGERAYRTGDLVTLGEDRQILYHGRLDDEVKIGGQRIDPAAVDSVLAGHPAVREAAVVAQQDAEGVKRLVAFVVTDGGTGAEELRSHVRDRMPAAAVPAVSVVVALPRTSSGKINRKVLRTTDPRLPVVHEEPLPAEDRVPLSHAQRRLWLLDQLDGPSGAYNMPIVLHLDAAPDRAALAAAVADLAERHEVLRTVFLAPEDEPYQHILAPAAVRLRTVDAPSAELPALVARFTAETFDLSRELPLRVALFVPDDGAPGATLAILLHHVAGDGWSLTPLMTDLARAYTARAGGRAPTWEPLPVQYADYTLWQHDVLGDADDPDSVLAQGLAHWRTALAGQPAVTALPLDRPRPAVRDHAGALLATALDADVHARLVRLAERHDASLLMVVQAALALALRATGAGDSVALGTPVAGRDDEALDELVGFFVNTLVLPTDTSGDPAFTELLDRVRDTDLGAFAHQRIPFDLLVEHLNPPRHPGVHPLFQVMLTLNATGPGQGAFPFGPVTGSFAEEDAPATTKFDLTAACVDTRDADGAPAGLRLGLEYAQDVFADEQVPRLLLTAFERALRTAADDPGRPVRDEALVPADARPALDERRARAHESGPAAADGGSAEDARTAEGVVDAELVATLCAMFAEVLGLDQVGPHEGFFTVGGHSMSGVRLANRIRARLGADIQVRDLLLAPTPEALARRIAAAASATASDGTSDGAPAAAPARPRPAPRADRPDRIPLSYAQRRLWFIDTLEGPSAAYNIPLVLHPAEPLDPAVLADALADLSDRHEVLRTRYRAVDGEPHQEILTGVRPALDHRTVPADRLAAAVAEAAGHVFDLAEETPLRATLLGPEGDGAGAGEGSGHGAGAGPGHGAGDGADAGHGQVLVLLVHHIAADGWSTGPLLADLAGAYRARAEGRAPAWEPLPVQYADYTLWQHELLAGPAADAHRDHWRTALAGAPAAVELPAARPRPAEASHRGDRAPVTVDAATHEALEKLARDNGATLFMVLQAALAAVLTRHGAGTDLPLATMTAGRDDELLGGLVGFFVNTLVLRTDTSGDPAFTELLDRVRHTDLAAYAHQELPFDRVVEDLNPVRTTAHHPLAQIVVQLHHDYTRGVPGADTAARLFREDGPGLLTTVTTKFDLTFALDERRDAAGRPAGLAGGLEYATDLFDASTAALLAAHLERTLRAAAADPGVRIGELPLLTEADRFRLVADYNDTATVLPERGTVHGLIARRAARTPDAPALLTDDETLTYAGLDARADALAARLRAAGVRRGDTVGVLLGRGVPLIVTALAALKTGAAYLPLDPRLPQARIRLMLEDSGARLVATDRAHTPPEGTPVLRVDAADGGEAAATPDAPLTEASDDDLMYVMFTSGSTGRPKGVGVTHRNVVELAADRDLSLGPDRRMLVHSATGFDASVFEIWAPLLGGGSLVLLAGDGTDLDETARAVRRHGVTTAYFTVGLFHVMADEGLDTLGLLREVWTGGDVASPAAVQRVLTHCPDTVLVHSYGPTETTFASHNQWFTTKPGEGRVLRGAGLHLGRPMDNTRSHVLDAHLRPVPPGVPGELYVAGGHVARGYVGRPGLTAERFVPDPFEGDGSRMYRTGDRVLWTPGGELRFLGRADGQIKLRGVRIEPGEVERVLAAHPAVGQALAVVREDRPGDKSLVGYVVPRAGDAVTEAELLAEARALLPEHLVPSAVVVLDALPLTVNGKPDRAALPAPHRPAADPGGRAPRNAREEVLCALFAEILDVPEAGIDDNFFTLGGHSLLGVRLVNRMRTVLGVERTVRDLFRTPTPAGLLGSHEDSGADGDASALGVLLPLSTRGTRRPLFCVHPGTGVGWAYAGLARHLGDDQPLYALQARSLSDPGHRPGSVEEMADAYLERIRSVQPWGPYRLLGWSFGGLVAHTVAVRLREAGERVELLALMDVHQTGPGSVSVLPPEERAAAEPPADLAEAMERIRREDPVLAGFTGSELRAVLRASETHAGLMARHVPGVADTDLLFFTARRPAEPEGVLAATWIPFTEGIIENHTIECGHLQMTEPEPLAHIGSILAEKLSALQKKEMRTQS; this is encoded by the coding sequence ATGGCCCCCAGCAGAACGGAAGACCTGCTCGACGGCGGACCCTCTCCCGCCCCCGCCCCGCCCGTGCTCGACCTGATCGCCCGGCAGGAGCGCACCCGTCCCGACGCGGTCGCCCTCGTCCACGCCGAGGCGCGACTGACGTACGCCGAGCTCGGCGCCGCCGTCCGCGAGCGGGCCGCCCTGCTCGCCGCCGACGGGGCCGGTCCCGGCCGGCTCGTCGCCCTGCACCGGCCGCGCGGCATCGACGCGATCGTCGGTCTGCTCGCGGTCCTCGCCACCGGCGCCGCCTACCTGCCGCTGGACGTCCAGGCGCCCGACGCCCGCAACGAGGCCATCCTCGGCGACGCCTGCGGCACCGCCGCCCCCGCCCCGTCCGAGGTGGCCCGCCACGGCGAACTCGTCCTCGGCGGGCCCGGCGCCGACGCGGGCGCCGCCTACGTCATCTACACGTCCGGTTCCACCGGCGTCCCCAACGGCGTCGTCGTCCCCCACGACGCCCTCGCCCACTTCATCGCCGGCGCCGTCCCCGCGTACGGCATCGACGCCGACTCCGTCGTCCTCCAGTTCAGCCCGCTGCACTTCGACGCCAGCGTCCAGGAGGTCTTCGCGACCCTCGGCGCCGGCGGCACCCTCGTGCTGCGCACCGACGACATGCTCGACGTCGCCGAGCTCCTCGCCGGCTGCGCCCGGCACGGCGTCACCCTCCTCGACCTGCCCGCCGCCTACTGGCACGAGCTGGTCTACGTCCTCACCACCGGTTCCGTCCGGCTCCCCGACTGCCTGCGGACCGTCATCATCTACGGCGAGGCGGCCCTGCCCGAGCGGATCGGCCAGTGGCGCGGGCTCGTCGGCGACTCCGTACGGCTGCTCAACGCGTACGGGCCGACCGAGACGACCGTCGTCGCCACCGTCGCCGACCTCACCCGGCACGAGGCCGGGCGGCCGGTGCCGATCGGGCGTCCGCTGCCGGGCGTGCGGGCGGCGATCGTCGGCGGCGAGCTGTGGCTCCTCGGCGGCGGCCTCACCCGGGGCTATCTGCACCGGCCCGAGCTGAACGCCCGCCGCTTCACCGAGCTCGACGGCGAACGCGCCTACCGGACCGGCGACCTCGTCACCCTCGGCGAGGACCGGCAGATCCTCTACCACGGGCGCCTCGACGACGAGGTGAAGATCGGCGGCCAGCGCATCGACCCCGCCGCAGTCGACTCCGTCCTCGCCGGCCACCCCGCCGTCCGGGAGGCCGCCGTCGTCGCCCAGCAGGACGCCGAGGGCGTCAAGCGGCTGGTCGCCTTCGTCGTCACCGACGGCGGCACCGGCGCCGAGGAACTGCGCAGCCACGTACGGGACCGGATGCCCGCCGCGGCCGTCCCCGCCGTCTCCGTCGTCGTCGCGCTGCCCCGCACCAGCTCCGGCAAGATCAACCGCAAGGTGCTGCGGACCACCGACCCCCGGCTGCCCGTCGTCCACGAGGAGCCGCTGCCGGCCGAGGACCGGGTCCCGCTCTCGCACGCCCAGCGGCGCCTGTGGCTGCTCGACCAGCTCGACGGGCCGTCCGGCGCCTACAACATGCCGATCGTCCTGCACCTGGACGCGGCTCCCGACCGGGCCGCGCTCGCCGCCGCCGTCGCCGACCTCGCCGAGCGGCACGAGGTGCTCCGCACCGTCTTCCTCGCCCCCGAGGACGAGCCCTACCAGCACATCCTCGCCCCCGCCGCGGTCCGGCTCCGCACCGTCGACGCCCCCTCGGCGGAACTCCCCGCCCTGGTCGCGCGGTTCACCGCCGAGACCTTCGACCTCTCCCGCGAACTGCCGCTGCGCGTCGCCCTGTTCGTCCCCGACGACGGTGCCCCCGGGGCCACCCTCGCGATCCTGCTCCACCACGTCGCCGGGGACGGCTGGTCGCTCACCCCGCTGATGACCGACCTCGCCCGCGCCTACACGGCCCGCGCCGGGGGCCGCGCGCCCACGTGGGAGCCGCTGCCCGTCCAGTACGCCGACTACACCCTCTGGCAGCACGACGTCCTCGGCGACGCCGACGACCCCGACTCCGTCCTCGCCCAGGGCCTGGCCCACTGGCGCACCGCCCTCGCCGGACAGCCCGCCGTCACCGCCCTGCCGCTCGACCGCCCCCGGCCCGCCGTCCGCGACCACGCCGGCGCCCTGCTGGCGACCGCCCTCGACGCGGACGTCCACGCCCGCCTCGTCCGCCTCGCCGAACGGCACGACGCCAGCCTGCTCATGGTCGTGCAGGCCGCCCTCGCACTGGCCCTGCGCGCGACCGGCGCGGGGGACTCCGTCGCCCTCGGCACCCCCGTCGCCGGCCGCGACGACGAGGCCCTCGACGAACTCGTCGGCTTCTTCGTCAACACCCTGGTGCTGCCCACCGACACCTCGGGCGACCCCGCCTTCACCGAGCTCCTCGACCGCGTCCGCGACACCGACCTGGGCGCCTTCGCCCACCAGCGGATCCCCTTCGACCTGCTCGTCGAACACCTCAACCCGCCCCGGCACCCCGGCGTCCACCCCCTCTTCCAGGTGATGCTCACCCTGAACGCCACCGGACCCGGCCAGGGCGCCTTCCCGTTCGGCCCGGTCACCGGCAGCTTCGCCGAGGAGGACGCCCCCGCCACCACCAAGTTCGACCTCACCGCCGCCTGCGTCGACACCCGCGACGCCGACGGCGCCCCCGCCGGACTCCGCCTCGGCCTGGAGTACGCCCAGGACGTCTTCGCCGACGAGCAGGTGCCCCGGCTCCTCCTCACCGCCTTCGAACGCGCCCTGCGCACCGCCGCCGACGACCCCGGCCGGCCGGTACGGGACGAGGCCCTCGTCCCCGCCGACGCCCGCCCCGCCCTGGACGAGCGCCGGGCCCGCGCCCACGAGAGCGGTCCGGCCGCCGCGGACGGCGGGAGCGCCGAGGACGCCAGGACGGCCGAGGGCGTCGTCGACGCCGAGCTCGTCGCCACCCTGTGCGCGATGTTCGCCGAGGTCCTCGGGCTCGACCAGGTCGGCCCGCACGAAGGCTTCTTCACCGTCGGCGGGCACTCCATGAGCGGCGTCCGCCTCGCCAACCGGATCCGCGCCCGCCTCGGCGCCGACATCCAGGTCCGCGACCTGCTGCTCGCGCCGACCCCCGAGGCCCTCGCCCGCCGCATCGCCGCCGCCGCGTCCGCCACCGCCTCCGACGGCACGTCCGACGGCGCCCCGGCCGCCGCGCCCGCCCGCCCCCGGCCCGCCCCGCGCGCCGACCGGCCCGACCGGATCCCCCTCTCGTACGCCCAGCGCAGGCTCTGGTTCATCGACACCCTCGAAGGCCCCAGCGCCGCCTACAACATCCCGCTCGTCCTGCACCCCGCCGAGCCCCTCGACCCCGCCGTGCTCGCCGACGCCCTCGCCGACCTGTCCGACCGGCACGAGGTGCTCCGCACCCGCTACCGCGCCGTCGACGGCGAACCCCACCAGGAGATCCTGACCGGCGTCCGGCCCGCCCTCGACCACCGCACCGTCCCCGCCGACCGGCTCGCCGCCGCCGTCGCCGAGGCCGCGGGACACGTCTTCGACCTCGCCGAGGAGACCCCGCTGCGGGCCACGCTGCTCGGCCCCGAGGGCGACGGCGCCGGTGCCGGAGAGGGATCCGGGCACGGCGCCGGGGCCGGACCCGGGCACGGTGCCGGAGACGGCGCCGACGCAGGACACGGACAGGTGCTCGTCCTGCTCGTCCACCACATCGCCGCCGACGGCTGGTCCACCGGACCGCTCCTCGCCGACCTCGCCGGCGCCTACCGGGCCCGCGCCGAGGGCCGGGCCCCCGCGTGGGAGCCGCTGCCCGTCCAGTACGCCGACTACACCCTCTGGCAGCACGAGCTCCTGGCGGGCCCCGCCGCCGACGCCCACCGCGACCACTGGCGCACCGCCCTCGCCGGCGCCCCCGCCGCCGTCGAACTGCCCGCCGCCCGCCCCCGGCCCGCCGAGGCGAGCCACCGCGGCGACCGCGCCCCCGTCACCGTCGACGCCGCCACCCACGAGGCCCTGGAGAAGCTGGCCCGGGACAACGGCGCCACCCTCTTCATGGTCCTCCAGGCCGCCCTCGCCGCCGTCCTCACCCGGCACGGCGCGGGCACCGACCTGCCGCTCGCGACCATGACCGCAGGCCGCGACGACGAACTCCTCGGCGGACTCGTCGGCTTCTTCGTCAACACCCTCGTGCTGCGCACCGACACCTCCGGCGACCCCGCCTTCACCGAGCTCCTCGACCGGGTCCGGCACACCGACCTGGCCGCCTACGCCCACCAGGAACTCCCCTTCGACCGGGTCGTCGAGGACCTCAACCCGGTCCGCACCACCGCCCACCACCCGCTCGCCCAGATCGTCGTCCAGCTCCACCACGACTACACGCGGGGCGTCCCCGGCGCGGACACCGCCGCGCGCCTCTTCCGCGAGGACGGGCCGGGCCTCCTCACCACCGTCACCACCAAGTTCGACCTCACCTTCGCCCTCGACGAACGGCGCGACGCGGCCGGCCGGCCCGCCGGCCTCGCCGGCGGACTGGAGTACGCCACCGACCTGTTCGACGCCTCCACCGCCGCCCTGCTCGCCGCCCACCTGGAGCGCACCCTGCGCGCCGCGGCCGCCGACCCCGGGGTACGGATCGGGGAACTGCCCCTGCTCACCGAAGCCGACCGCTTCCGGCTCGTCGCCGACTACAACGACACCGCCACCGTCCTGCCCGAACGCGGCACCGTCCACGGCCTGATCGCCCGACGCGCCGCCCGCACCCCCGACGCGCCCGCCCTCCTCACCGACGACGAGACCCTCACGTACGCCGGTCTCGACGCCCGCGCCGACGCGCTCGCCGCCCGGCTGCGCGCCGCCGGGGTCCGCCGCGGCGACACCGTCGGCGTCCTGCTGGGCCGGGGCGTCCCGCTGATCGTGACCGCCCTCGCCGCCCTCAAGACCGGCGCCGCCTACCTGCCGCTCGACCCCCGGCTGCCGCAGGCGCGGATCCGGCTGATGCTGGAGGACTCCGGGGCCCGGCTCGTCGCCACCGACCGCGCCCACACCCCGCCGGAGGGCACGCCCGTGCTGCGCGTCGACGCGGCGGACGGAGGCGAGGCCGCCGCCACCCCGGACGCCCCGCTCACCGAGGCCTCCGACGACGACCTGATGTACGTCATGTTCACCTCGGGCTCCACCGGTCGGCCCAAGGGCGTCGGCGTCACCCACCGCAACGTCGTCGAGCTCGCCGCCGACCGCGACCTCTCCCTCGGCCCCGACCGGCGCATGCTCGTGCACTCCGCGACCGGCTTCGACGCCTCCGTCTTCGAGATCTGGGCCCCGCTCCTCGGCGGCGGCAGCCTCGTCCTGCTGGCCGGCGACGGCACCGACCTCGACGAGACCGCCCGTGCCGTCCGCCGCCACGGCGTCACCACCGCGTACTTCACCGTCGGCCTCTTCCACGTCATGGCCGACGAGGGGCTCGACACCCTGGGCCTGCTGCGCGAGGTGTGGACCGGCGGCGACGTGGCCTCCCCGGCCGCAGTCCAGCGGGTGCTCACGCACTGCCCGGACACCGTCCTCGTGCACTCCTACGGCCCCACCGAGACCACCTTCGCCTCGCACAACCAGTGGTTCACCACGAAGCCCGGCGAGGGCCGCGTCCTGCGCGGCGCCGGACTCCACCTCGGGCGGCCCATGGACAACACCCGCAGCCACGTCCTGGACGCGCACCTGCGCCCCGTCCCGCCCGGCGTCCCCGGCGAGCTGTACGTCGCGGGCGGACACGTCGCGCGGGGCTACGTCGGGCGCCCGGGCCTCACCGCCGAGCGGTTCGTCCCCGACCCCTTCGAGGGCGACGGCAGCCGCATGTACCGCACCGGCGACCGCGTGCTGTGGACCCCCGGCGGCGAACTCCGCTTCCTCGGCCGGGCGGACGGTCAGATCAAGCTCCGGGGCGTGCGCATCGAACCCGGCGAGGTCGAGCGGGTGCTCGCCGCCCACCCGGCGGTCGGCCAGGCCCTCGCCGTCGTCCGCGAGGACCGGCCCGGCGACAAGAGCCTCGTCGGATACGTGGTCCCCCGCGCGGGCGACGCCGTCACCGAGGCCGAACTCCTCGCCGAGGCCCGCGCCCTGCTCCCGGAGCACCTGGTGCCGTCGGCGGTCGTCGTCCTCGACGCCCTGCCGCTCACCGTCAACGGCAAGCCCGACCGTGCCGCCCTGCCGGCCCCGCACCGGCCCGCCGCCGATCCCGGCGGCCGGGCCCCGCGCAACGCCCGCGAGGAGGTCCTCTGCGCCCTCTTCGCCGAGATCCTCGACGTCCCCGAAGCCGGCATCGACGACAACTTCTTCACCCTCGGCGGGCACTCCCTGCTCGGCGTCCGGCTCGTCAACCGGATGCGCACCGTCCTCGGCGTCGAACGCACCGTCCGCGACCTCTTCCGCACGCCCACCCCGGCCGGACTCCTCGGCTCGCACGAGGACTCCGGCGCCGACGGCGACGCCTCCGCCCTCGGGGTGCTGCTCCCGCTCAGCACCCGCGGCACCCGCCGCCCGCTGTTCTGCGTCCACCCCGGCACCGGCGTCGGCTGGGCCTACGCCGGCCTCGCCCGGCACCTCGGCGACGACCAGCCGCTCTACGCCCTCCAGGCCCGCTCGCTCAGCGACCCCGGCCACCGGCCCGGCAGCGTCGAGGAGATGGCCGACGCCTACCTGGAGCGGATCCGCTCCGTCCAGCCCTGGGGCCCGTACCGGCTGCTCGGCTGGTCCTTCGGCGGCCTGGTCGCCCACACCGTCGCCGTACGGCTCCGCGAGGCGGGGGAGCGGGTCGAACTCCTCGCGCTCATGGACGTCCACCAGACCGGACCCGGCAGCGTCTCCGTCCTGCCGCCCGAGGAGCGCGCCGCGGCCGAGCCGCCCGCCGACCTCGCCGAGGCGATGGAGCGGATCCGCCGCGAGGACCCCGTCCTCGCCGGCTTCACCGGCTCCGAACTCCGTGCCGTGCTCCGCGCCTCCGAGACCCACGCCGGTCTCATGGCCCGGCACGTCCCCGGCGTCGCCGACACCGACCTCCTGTTCTTCACCGCCCGCAGGCCGGCCGAACCGGAAGGCGTTCTCGCCGCGACCTGGATTCCCTTCACCGAAGGAATCATCGAGAACCACACCATCGAATGCGGTCATCTCCAGATGACCGAACCGGAACCACTCGCACACATCGGCAGCATTCTCGCGGAGAAGCTCTCCGCCCTCCAGAAGAAGGAAATGAGGACCCAGTCATGA
- a CDS encoding phosphopantetheine-binding protein: MLGGRSLGSHDNFFKNGGHSLLAVRLLNRIRREFGQDLTLRDVFRNPTAASLARRLAATAAEPADPAPADPTGRAPKAPEPPRITVPAPSRPVPPTPALKRRTRAGSRQGR, translated from the coding sequence GTGCTCGGCGGGCGGTCGCTCGGCAGCCACGACAACTTCTTCAAGAACGGCGGGCATTCGCTCCTCGCGGTCCGCCTCCTCAACCGCATCCGCCGTGAGTTCGGGCAGGACCTGACCCTCAGGGACGTCTTCCGCAACCCGACGGCCGCGTCCCTCGCCCGCCGCCTCGCCGCCACCGCGGCCGAGCCGGCCGACCCGGCCCCCGCCGACCCGACGGGCCGGGCCCCGAAGGCCCCCGAGCCCCCGAGGATCACGGTGCCCGCCCCGTCCCGCCCCGTCCCGCCCACCCCGGCCCTCAAGCGCCGCACCCGAGCGGGCAGCCGCCAGGGCCGCTGA